A part of Desulfitibacter alkalitolerans DSM 16504 genomic DNA contains:
- a CDS encoding MATE family efflux transporter — translation MQDFNRGSIFKNYIIFTIPLLLGNLLQTGYSIVDTIFLGRVGADAIAAVSLSFALLFVLFSLSMGLSMGSTTLVAQYAGAKDKVLLNKAVKNSIAFSLLLGVFFSIGAVILSGPLIKLMGAPKEIEADALIYMRIFSAGIIFMYFFFLISAILRGLGDSKTPLKFMAVSTTVNIILDPILIFGLGPIPRLEVAGAALATVIAMACAAFYGLWYLNKKQEYFDLSFKDFKFDSEIIKHLLRLGLPAGVGQTINALGSTVVVRVVTYFGPVPLAVYGVGTKVDSLIMMPAMSMSIAAAAMVGQNIGANQIDRAKKTAVAGMLMLGCVLVVMAGLLAVFPFYAVRVFSNDPAIWQPGIEYIRILAVSYPFMAVIMVLGGAFRGAGAAMAAMVISIGSLWVVRVPLAVFLGINLNQGPSGIWWAVSLSWILGAVVSLAYFLKGKWYEKGVVKHDIESN, via the coding sequence ATGCAGGATTTTAATCGGGGAAGTATATTTAAAAATTACATAATCTTTACCATTCCTTTATTGCTTGGCAATCTATTACAAACTGGATACAGCATTGTGGATACTATTTTTCTAGGAAGGGTAGGGGCCGATGCCATAGCAGCTGTGTCCCTTAGCTTTGCTTTGCTATTTGTTTTATTTTCATTAAGCATGGGTCTCTCCATGGGAAGTACAACCCTGGTGGCCCAATATGCAGGAGCAAAGGATAAGGTTCTATTGAATAAGGCCGTAAAAAATTCCATTGCCTTCTCATTATTGCTGGGAGTATTTTTTTCAATTGGCGCAGTCATCTTAAGCGGACCATTAATTAAATTAATGGGTGCTCCCAAGGAAATAGAGGCAGATGCTTTAATATACATGAGAATCTTTAGCGCCGGTATTATTTTTATGTATTTTTTCTTTTTAATAAGTGCAATCTTAAGGGGACTGGGTGATTCTAAAACTCCTCTTAAATTCATGGCTGTATCTACTACAGTTAACATTATTCTAGATCCTATTCTTATTTTTGGCCTTGGGCCTATTCCACGCCTTGAAGTGGCCGGGGCCGCTTTAGCTACTGTTATAGCAATGGCCTGTGCTGCTTTTTATGGCTTGTGGTATCTGAATAAAAAGCAGGAGTACTTTGACTTGTCCTTTAAGGATTTTAAATTTGACAGTGAAATCATTAAGCACCTCTTGAGGCTAGGGCTTCCAGCTGGCGTAGGTCAGACAATAAATGCCCTGGGCTCTACAGTAGTAGTTAGAGTAGTTACCTACTTTGGTCCAGTCCCCTTGGCGGTATATGGTGTGGGTACCAAGGTGGATTCCTTAATAATGATGCCTGCAATGTCCATGTCCATAGCAGCCGCAGCAATGGTGGGACAAAACATTGGTGCAAACCAAATTGACAGGGCCAAAAAAACTGCTGTGGCTGGAATGCTCATGCTGGGATGTGTCCTGGTTGTAATGGCCGGCCTTCTGGCTGTATTTCCCTTTTATGCAGTAAGGGTCTTTTCCAATGACCCAGCTATATGGCAGCCGGGGATTGAATATATAAGAATACTTGCAGTATCATATCCCTTCATGGCTGTAATAATGGTTCTGGGGGGTGCATTCAGGGGGGCGGGAGCGGCCATGGCTGCCATGGTCATTTCAATTGGTTCCCTGTGGGTGGTAAGGGTGCCCCTGGCAGTTTTTCTTGGTATAAATTTAAATCAAGGTCCTTCAGGCATCTGGTGGGCCGTCAGCTTGAGCTGGATACTGGGAGCTGTTGTAAGTTTAGCATACTTTTTAAAGGGCAAATGGTATGAAAAGGGAGTAGTAAAACACGATATAGAAAGCAATTAG
- a CDS encoding phosphatidylserine decarboxylase family protein, producing MKKMSFDREFIVPTLIFFAATIIAYFWEPVLAVLLGILTVGAALFFRDPHRDIPGEESAIVSPADGKVMGVDIVEEKEFFNSEVKKVTIFLSVFDVHINRSPIAGEIKDVRYTAGKFIPANKPEAGKLNERNKIFIEGKNLSVLVVQIAGLIARRIVCRVQPGMSVGKGHKLGLIRFGSCTELYVPLEAEIMVKEGDRVKGGETIIGRWRG from the coding sequence ATGAAAAAAATGTCTTTTGATAGGGAATTTATAGTACCAACTTTAATTTTTTTTGCAGCAACTATTATAGCATATTTTTGGGAGCCTGTTTTAGCTGTTCTTCTAGGAATACTAACTGTTGGAGCAGCCCTGTTCTTTAGAGACCCCCACAGGGATATACCTGGAGAGGAAAGTGCCATAGTTTCGCCTGCTGATGGTAAGGTAATGGGAGTGGATATTGTTGAGGAAAAAGAGTTTTTTAACTCTGAGGTTAAAAAGGTTACCATTTTTTTGTCAGTGTTTGATGTGCATATTAATAGGTCACCTATAGCAGGTGAGATTAAGGATGTGCGCTATACTGCTGGGAAGTTTATACCTGCAAACAAGCCTGAGGCAGGTAAATTAAATGAAAGAAACAAGATTTTTATTGAAGGCAAGAACCTATCTGTATTAGTGGTACAGATAGCCGGACTTATTGCTCGTAGAATAGTCTGCAGGGTACAGCCAGGAATGTCTGTGGGAAAAGGTCATAAGCTGGGGCTTATTAGATTTGGCTCATGCACCGAACTGTATGTACCTTTGGAAGCAGAAATTATGGTAAAGGAGGGTGATAGGGTTAAGGGGGGAGAAACAATTATTGGGAGGTGGAGAGGTTGA
- a CDS encoding ParM/StbA family protein produces the protein MFNFPNKTENNGDIVEEAEKMQPVTNNEKSFEHSQRNIGIDLGYGYVKLIDSSGEIKFPSIVGLGRELQYTSSLSFARDNWDTKNIAVKLNKESYFVGELALRQSDVASRSLDMQKVNDRNARILMLTAVGMLNKWENETFNIVTGLPINQYAEQKDWADMLVGHHDVVFVGDRSEKVRRFNIKKVHIIPQPFGTLYDQLLNNSGGIANKDLADMTVGIIDIGYKTTGFAAINKMELLEHLSFSNTTALSSAYRMISNYFRKEYGVDKEVFELDEIFESGWLRVAGKNQDISHIMNEVYEKIANKIVMDINSYWNYRDYDIIFLTGGGGKALNNFILKSFPNMKLVEGPQHANVRGYQKLANNLFRS, from the coding sequence ATGTTTAATTTTCCAAATAAAACCGAAAATAACGGGGATATTGTCGAAGAGGCTGAAAAGATGCAACCAGTAACAAATAACGAGAAGAGCTTTGAGCATTCCCAAAGAAACATTGGAATTGACCTGGGATATGGATATGTTAAATTAATCGATTCTAGCGGAGAGATTAAGTTTCCTAGTATCGTTGGTTTAGGTAGAGAGCTACAATATACTTCATCACTTAGTTTTGCTAGAGATAACTGGGATACCAAGAATATTGCAGTCAAATTAAATAAAGAGTCCTACTTTGTTGGAGAATTAGCCCTCAGGCAAAGTGATGTTGCCTCACGTTCTCTGGATATGCAAAAGGTCAATGACAGGAATGCAAGGATTTTAATGCTCACTGCAGTTGGGATGCTGAATAAATGGGAAAATGAAACATTTAACATAGTTACGGGACTGCCAATTAACCAATATGCTGAACAAAAGGACTGGGCTGATATGCTTGTTGGGCATCATGATGTAGTCTTTGTAGGGGACAGGTCAGAAAAGGTTAGAAGGTTCAATATAAAAAAGGTTCATATAATACCCCAGCCCTTTGGAACCCTTTATGATCAGCTTCTAAACAATTCAGGTGGAATAGCAAATAAAGACCTGGCAGATATGACAGTAGGAATTATAGATATTGGCTATAAAACCACGGGGTTTGCTGCTATAAACAAGATGGAGCTGCTGGAACACTTAAGCTTTTCAAATACTACTGCTTTATCAAGTGCATACAGAATGATTTCCAATTATTTTAGAAAGGAATATGGGGTAGACAAAGAGGTATTTGAGTTAGACGAGATATTTGAGAGTGGTTGGTTAAGGGTAGCAGGTAAAAATCAAGATATCTCTCATATCATGAATGAAGTTTATGAAAAGATAGCCAATAAAATCGTCATGGACATTAACTCCTATTGGAACTATAGAGATTATGACATTATTTTTCTAACAGGAGGCGGTGGTAAAGCCTTAAACAACTTTATTCTCAAGTCTTTCCCAAACATGAAACTGGTGGAAGGTCCCCAGCACGCAAATGTGAGGGGTTATCAAAAGCTAGCAAACAATTTATTTAGAAGTTAG
- a CDS encoding YlbF family regulator — protein sequence MSIEQKAKELAEAVKETEEYKNLNSAHARLKLDVAAQDLISKIQKLQEDVHRAQMEGQPVDNAKVDEMKALHVSAGQNETISRLFKSQETFNNLMQSISEKISQELYK from the coding sequence ATGAGTATTGAGCAAAAAGCTAAAGAACTAGCTGAAGCAGTAAAAGAGACTGAAGAGTATAAAAACCTAAATTCAGCTCATGCTAGACTCAAGCTAGATGTAGCTGCACAGGATTTAATAAGTAAGATACAAAAACTGCAAGAAGATGTCCATAGGGCCCAGATGGAAGGCCAGCCTGTTGACAATGCTAAGGTTGATGAGATGAAGGCACTCCATGTTTCCGCAGGTCAAAATGAAACCATCAGCAGGCTGTTCAAAAGCCAGGAGACATTTAATAATCTAATGCAGTCCATTAGTGAAAAAATAAGTCAGGAATTATATAAGTAG
- a CDS encoding YkvI family membrane protein translates to MSKPKISTIKVAAAYIGTVVGAGFASGQEILQFFGFFGGLGIIGLLVSGILFSLFGYLILDLGRKLKAESHLPVIRHIGGKYLGTFMDYVITFFLFGALTVMAAGAGALFQEQFGLPRLIGSGLIVVAALLTVLLGISGVINAISFVTPFLLGSVFMIVLLAVANTGYDFTSIASTNLGAPPVPYWPLAAILYVSYNLVMAVAILAPLGKETENEKTLKKGAVVGGFGLTLGAGAIYLAVLVNMPQAGELSIPMIFVVAQISPLVQLVFALVLLAEVYTTAVGSLYGFSARIIHPKHPASWKYIVGTSTAALGFSQIGFTNLVRYLFPTVGVMGMLMLGAIAWVYVKEINIHGIFQRIILQPAYKRDMNKGKETRTSKKDKKEDKK, encoded by the coding sequence ATGTCTAAGCCTAAGATAAGTACAATAAAGGTAGCCGCAGCGTATATTGGTACTGTGGTAGGTGCAGGGTTTGCTTCCGGACAAGAAATATTACAGTTCTTTGGTTTTTTTGGGGGACTTGGAATCATTGGCTTACTGGTCTCCGGTATTCTGTTTTCACTTTTTGGATACCTTATTCTGGATCTTGGCAGGAAGCTAAAAGCAGAGTCCCATTTACCAGTGATAAGACATATTGGCGGTAAATACTTGGGAACCTTTATGGATTATGTAATAACTTTTTTTCTTTTTGGTGCCCTGACAGTCATGGCAGCCGGTGCAGGGGCTTTGTTTCAGGAGCAATTTGGTCTTCCCAGATTGATTGGCAGTGGCTTAATAGTGGTTGCTGCTCTTCTAACAGTGCTCCTTGGCATATCTGGGGTTATTAATGCAATCAGCTTTGTTACTCCCTTTTTATTAGGCTCTGTATTTATGATAGTTCTTTTAGCAGTGGCCAATACAGGATATGACTTCACCAGCATTGCCAGCACCAATTTAGGTGCGCCGCCAGTTCCCTACTGGCCCCTGGCAGCCATCCTCTACGTTTCATATAATCTGGTTATGGCAGTCGCTATCCTGGCACCCCTTGGAAAGGAGACAGAAAATGAAAAAACCCTTAAAAAGGGTGCTGTGGTTGGCGGTTTTGGATTAACCTTAGGGGCAGGTGCAATATATCTGGCTGTTCTGGTGAATATGCCCCAAGCGGGAGAACTGTCAATACCCATGATTTTTGTCGTGGCGCAAATTTCTCCCCTGGTACAATTAGTTTTTGCGCTAGTTTTATTGGCTGAAGTATATACTACTGCAGTAGGCAGCTTGTACGGGTTTTCTGCCAGAATAATACATCCAAAGCATCCTGCCAGCTGGAAGTACATAGTTGGCACCAGTACAGCGGCACTTGGATTCAGCCAGATAGGCTTTACCAATCTGGTAAGATACCTTTTTCCAACAGTTGGTGTTATGGGCATGCTCATGCTTGGAGCTATAGCCTGGGTATATGTTAAAGAAATAAATATACATGGAATATTTCAACGTATTATATTACAACCAGCATATAAAAGAGACATGAACAAGGGGAAGGAAACCAGGACTAGCAAGAAAGATAAGAAAGAAGATAAAAAGTAA
- a CDS encoding M1 family aminopeptidase translates to MKKLSIIIFILMILSLGFSYIIPQAQTDFSSIFSLQFNSEAGIKTPPQRSSFPIYYMEIRDENAYLAGNMDIFFINQWGEPLDNIQLNLPANMTGENNIIVSSLKMNNKNVSFKNYDDKIIISLPQALMPEDTVIISLVFETHFKGNFTRFGKYDDIYLLTLWHPVIAPRVDGNWASFSWVPHADPYFFEASIFHVDFYSDKYIISPHPHVQTGNHYKFKTKPVRDFSLIMGDLSRTSQRVPRGPEIIYYSREHRADLLENAVDIFSFYTKKLGPYPYPTLALVDVPMEYFKGMEFSGMIFFNDQQVIDVFTLAHELAHQWWYGLVGNDQIRESWIDEGLANYWAYKYCQAQGLPAADVFGIYFSIIEKNYRGFPIVRKIHDFPSDTIYRQAVYLKGANFWIRVEEMIGEKETFKFLRGIQEDYQYGIITTDIIIQALSREHDIEASDLYKLLN, encoded by the coding sequence ATGAAAAAGCTCAGTATTATAATATTTATCTTAATGATACTCTCCCTTGGGTTTTCTTATATCATACCACAAGCCCAAACGGATTTCAGCAGCATCTTTTCCCTTCAGTTTAATTCAGAAGCAGGAATAAAGACGCCACCCCAACGCAGCTCATTTCCTATATATTATATGGAAATTAGAGATGAGAATGCCTATTTGGCAGGTAATATGGATATATTCTTTATCAACCAATGGGGTGAACCCCTTGACAATATCCAGCTTAATCTCCCAGCAAACATGACAGGTGAAAACAATATTATTGTCTCTTCATTAAAGATGAACAATAAAAATGTATCCTTTAAGAATTATGACGACAAGATTATTATTTCCCTACCACAAGCACTTATGCCAGAAGATACTGTTATCATATCACTTGTTTTCGAGACACATTTCAAGGGTAACTTTACAAGATTTGGGAAGTATGATGATATCTATCTCTTGACCTTATGGCATCCAGTTATAGCTCCAAGGGTAGATGGGAATTGGGCAAGCTTCTCATGGGTTCCCCATGCAGATCCCTATTTTTTTGAGGCTTCAATATTCCATGTGGATTTTTACTCTGACAAATATATTATTTCTCCCCATCCCCATGTGCAAACAGGCAATCATTATAAATTTAAAACCAAACCTGTAAGGGATTTTTCTTTGATAATGGGAGATTTGTCAAGGACAAGTCAAAGGGTCCCCAGGGGTCCAGAGATAATATACTATTCCAGAGAGCACAGGGCCGACCTGCTTGAAAATGCTGTGGATATATTTAGCTTCTATACTAAAAAGCTTGGTCCCTATCCTTATCCCACTCTAGCTTTGGTGGATGTTCCCATGGAATATTTTAAAGGCATGGAGTTTTCTGGAATGATATTTTTCAACGACCAACAAGTGATAGATGTATTTACCCTTGCCCACGAGCTGGCCCATCAGTGGTGGTATGGTTTGGTGGGAAATGACCAGATTAGAGAAAGTTGGATTGATGAGGGTCTTGCAAACTACTGGGCATATAAATACTGCCAGGCACAGGGATTGCCTGCTGCTGATGTCTTTGGGATATATTTTTCTATAATAGAAAAGAACTATCGAGGCTTTCCAATAGTGAGAAAAATCCATGATTTCCCCTCTGACACCATTTACAGACAGGCTGTCTATTTAAAAGGGGCTAACTTTTGGATAAGGGTAGAAGAAATGATAGGCGAAAAGGAAACCTTTAAATTTTTAAGAGGTATCCAGGAGGATTATCAGTATGGAATTATAACTACTGATATTATAATACAGGCTTTATCCAGGGAGCATGATATTGAGGCTTCTGATTTGTATAAACTGTTAAATTAG
- the pssA gene encoding CDP-diacylglycerol--serine O-phosphatidyltransferase, with protein MRNKAWLPNSVTLINLILGFYAIILIIREQFVVAAFLIFLGMILDGVDGRLARKIAVDNPMGKELDSLADLISFGVTPALLIYQMHLTEYGILGVVVAAIFPVCGAVRLARFNAFDSEVPSNYFTGLPITAGGGTLISFVLAGASTPSLVYIPIVLLVAYLMVSTVKYPNFKRATPFQAKFIIGFIGACLVLALSNPSAMLMNMLVGYMCLGLGLHVVPIPKLARLFYTS; from the coding sequence TTGAGAAACAAAGCATGGTTACCAAACTCGGTAACCCTTATAAATCTTATACTAGGGTTTTACGCAATTATATTGATTATACGAGAGCAATTTGTTGTTGCTGCTTTCTTAATATTTTTAGGTATGATCTTAGATGGAGTTGACGGTAGGCTGGCAAGGAAAATAGCAGTAGACAATCCCATGGGAAAGGAATTAGATTCGCTGGCTGATTTGATTTCCTTTGGAGTAACACCAGCCCTGCTTATTTATCAGATGCATCTGACTGAGTATGGTATTCTTGGTGTTGTTGTAGCAGCAATTTTCCCTGTTTGTGGTGCTGTACGCCTGGCACGTTTTAATGCATTTGATAGCGAAGTTCCCTCTAATTACTTTACAGGACTTCCAATTACTGCAGGGGGAGGAACATTAATTTCCTTTGTATTGGCTGGAGCAAGCACTCCAAGCCTGGTGTATATTCCAATAGTACTTTTAGTTGCATATCTTATGGTCAGTACTGTAAAGTATCCCAATTTCAAGAGAGCTACACCCTTTCAAGCCAAGTTTATCATAGGATTTATTGGGGCATGCCTGGTGCTAGCCTTAAGCAATCCTAGTGCCATGCTCATGAATATGTTAGTTGGCTATATGTGCCTGGGTTTAGGACTGCATGTTGTACCTATTCCCAAGCTGGCAAGACTGTTCTACACTTCTTGA
- a CDS encoding pyridoxal phosphate-dependent aminotransferase, whose protein sequence is MKRFLADRLSGLGTESAFEVLAKARKLESQGVKVIHMEIGEPDFSSPSRVVGAAARAMHQGQTKYCPAGGLASVQEVIADYSGKLRNINYDAGEVVIVPGAKPILSFTMMACVNPGDEVIYPNPGFPIYESLIRFCGGIPVPIQIEEIGDNFSLDVNKLRSLITSKTKMLILNSPHNPTGGILTDKELEEIANLCVEHDLLVLSDEVYSKIYYEEVPKSIASYPGMKERTVVVDGFSKTFSMTGWRLGYGLMPQELAQHITRLVINSNSCTPPFVQIAGAEALQNCQDETEKMVKEFAKRREILINGLNSIPGFYCHKPKGAFYAFPNISSTGRTSSELSHELLEKAGVAVLDGGSFGIYGRNYIRLSYATSIDNIYAALNRIDSFLNNKKVSMM, encoded by the coding sequence ATGAAAAGATTTTTAGCTGATAGATTATCTGGCCTGGGAACCGAATCTGCCTTTGAAGTACTGGCTAAAGCCAGAAAACTTGAAAGCCAGGGTGTTAAAGTAATACATATGGAGATTGGCGAGCCTGATTTTTCATCCCCTTCCCGTGTAGTAGGAGCTGCTGCCAGAGCAATGCACCAGGGACAGACAAAATACTGTCCGGCAGGAGGCCTGGCTTCTGTACAGGAAGTAATAGCAGACTACAGCGGAAAGCTTAGAAACATTAATTACGATGCTGGTGAAGTGGTTATTGTACCCGGTGCCAAGCCTATTTTATCCTTTACCATGATGGCTTGCGTCAATCCAGGTGATGAGGTTATTTATCCTAACCCAGGCTTTCCAATATATGAATCTCTCATTCGATTTTGTGGCGGAATTCCTGTTCCTATTCAAATAGAGGAAATAGGAGATAATTTTAGCCTGGATGTAAATAAGCTTCGCAGCTTGATAACATCCAAAACTAAAATGTTAATTCTTAATTCGCCACATAATCCTACAGGGGGTATCTTAACAGATAAGGAGCTTGAGGAAATAGCTAACTTATGTGTTGAGCATGACCTGCTTGTATTATCTGACGAGGTCTATAGTAAAATTTACTACGAAGAGGTTCCCAAATCTATTGCTTCCTATCCTGGGATGAAGGAAAGAACAGTTGTTGTAGATGGATTTTCAAAAACCTTTTCCATGACTGGCTGGAGACTAGGTTATGGCTTAATGCCCCAGGAATTGGCCCAGCATATAACTCGTCTGGTTATTAACTCCAACAGCTGCACTCCACCCTTTGTGCAAATTGCAGGTGCTGAAGCTTTACAAAACTGTCAGGATGAAACAGAAAAAATGGTAAAAGAATTTGCTAAAAGGCGCGAAATTCTTATTAATGGGCTTAATTCCATACCTGGCTTTTACTGTCATAAGCCTAAGGGTGCCTTCTATGCATTCCCAAATATTAGCAGCACGGGAAGAACAAGTTCAGAGCTGTCCCATGAACTATTGGAGAAAGCTGGGGTTGCTGTCTTAGATGGTGGTTCCTTTGGCATATATGGCAGGAACTATATAAGGCTGTCCTATGCTACCTCCATAGATAACATTTATGCAGCTCTTAATAGGATAGATTCCTTTCTAAATAATAAAAAAGTATCCATGATGTAA
- a CDS encoding metal-dependent hydrolase, protein MDMITHSLAGLALGTLSGEPISLTNPIYLSAMLGAVAPDIDVLWGYRKFKRRRDLPKWLQHRAITHSLVGMPILAGSIALGLHLIFPQTSFWLLFLFSLIGAFSHSLLDLMNCYGVNILWPIKKKAYSLNIIPLIDPVLVTFFLLMIGSVNFINSLPPALLLTSVMYIGLRWVFFARARNAMSLHYAVAPDAIQMIPPPISLTKWDFSIEEEEDISGQVKCFPRFSVMEENREN, encoded by the coding sequence ATGGACATGATTACCCACTCCCTGGCTGGATTAGCCTTGGGAACACTTTCCGGTGAGCCAATATCTCTGACTAATCCAATTTATCTAAGTGCAATGCTTGGTGCAGTGGCACCCGATATAGATGTACTCTGGGGATACAGAAAATTTAAAAGAAGAAGAGATTTGCCTAAATGGCTGCAGCATCGGGCTATTACCCATTCTCTCGTTGGTATGCCTATCCTCGCCGGCAGTATTGCTTTAGGACTGCATCTTATATTTCCTCAAACTAGCTTTTGGCTGTTATTTCTTTTTTCACTAATTGGAGCCTTTTCCCACAGCCTTTTAGATCTGATGAACTGCTATGGCGTGAATATACTGTGGCCTATCAAGAAAAAAGCTTACTCATTGAACATAATACCCCTTATTGACCCAGTTCTAGTAACATTCTTCTTATTAATGATAGGCTCTGTTAATTTTATAAATAGCTTACCCCCTGCGCTGCTTTTAACCTCAGTTATGTACATTGGGTTAAGATGGGTTTTCTTTGCACGTGCAAGAAATGCAATGTCTCTGCATTATGCAGTAGCACCAGATGCCATCCAAATGATTCCTCCTCCTATCAGCTTAACTAAATGGGATTTTTCTATTGAGGAAGAAGAGGATATATCTGGTCAGGTTAAATGTTTTCCAAGGTTTAGTGTTATGGAGGAAAACAGGGAAAACTAA